In Akkermansia muciniphila, one DNA window encodes the following:
- a CDS encoding alpha/beta fold hydrolase — MIWLLHGNLGSPADWKPVMDFLHAGGVEARALNLWKYLECCPKSLKDMGRVLCSEIASQDRRPLLCGYSLGGRLAMQAVLAHPPLWKGAIFVSANPGLEHEAERAARRAKDAEWAVQCLSAPWENFLKEWDAQGVFEGGPPPPDRSSLKPWRKSISRAFIDWSVGAQENLAPLLKQSPVPQLWIAGQRDARFSALARRMAGEQAVIIPHAGHRLPLETPERLAECLQPFMMNNL; from the coding sequence ATGATTTGGCTTCTGCACGGCAATCTGGGTTCTCCGGCGGATTGGAAACCCGTCATGGATTTTCTTCATGCCGGAGGTGTGGAGGCTCGCGCTCTGAACCTCTGGAAGTATCTGGAATGCTGCCCCAAGAGTTTGAAGGATATGGGCCGCGTGCTGTGTTCCGAAATAGCCTCCCAGGATCGCCGCCCCCTCCTCTGCGGCTATTCCCTGGGGGGCAGGTTGGCCATGCAGGCCGTTTTGGCTCATCCCCCTCTCTGGAAAGGAGCCATATTCGTCAGCGCCAATCCCGGCCTGGAACATGAAGCGGAACGGGCGGCGCGGCGGGCGAAGGATGCGGAATGGGCCGTCCAATGCCTCTCCGCTCCCTGGGAAAATTTTTTGAAGGAATGGGATGCCCAGGGCGTATTTGAAGGCGGTCCGCCGCCTCCGGACCGTTCTTCCCTGAAACCGTGGCGCAAATCCATCTCCCGCGCCTTTATTGACTGGTCTGTGGGCGCACAGGAAAACCTGGCTCCGCTTTTGAAACAATCCCCTGTTCCCCAGCTTTGGATTGCCGGACAGCGCGACGCCAGATTCAGCGCCCTGGCGCGGCGCATGGCGGGAGAACAAGCCGTCATCATCCCTCATGCCGGGCACCGGCTTCCCCTGGAAACGCCGGAAAGGCTGGCGGAATGCCTGCAACCATTTATGATGAACAATCTATGA
- a CDS encoding LytR/AlgR family response regulator transcription factor produces the protein MTVQFIKVTKKDRVCYAPVPEPVEEGDKLEIMEMKDGGLFPAAGKNAGISLSRNPMVFVKMNDGFQRILMKHILYVEAGGSYCTLHVHGMPSILVSAPLARVSEHLDGEYFIRVHRSYLVNKLHIESIAGNFLQVGVVAIPISKFMKKKVLGSLNMLSFSK, from the coding sequence ATGACTGTTCAATTTATTAAAGTCACGAAAAAAGATAGGGTCTGCTATGCTCCGGTGCCGGAGCCGGTGGAAGAAGGGGACAAGCTGGAAATCATGGAAATGAAGGATGGGGGGCTTTTCCCGGCGGCAGGGAAAAACGCAGGGATTTCCCTGTCCCGGAATCCCATGGTATTCGTTAAAATGAATGACGGATTCCAGCGCATCCTGATGAAGCATATCCTGTATGTGGAAGCGGGAGGAAGCTATTGCACGCTGCACGTGCACGGCATGCCGTCCATCCTTGTTTCCGCTCCTCTGGCGCGGGTATCCGAGCATCTGGACGGGGAATATTTTATCCGCGTACACCGTTCCTACCTGGTTAACAAGCTGCATATAGAATCCATTGCGGGCAATTTCCTCCAAGTAGGCGTCGTTGCTATTCCCATCAGCAAATTCATGAAGAAAAAAGTGCTGGGAAGTTTGAACATGCTGTCGTTTTCCAAATAG
- a CDS encoding DUF3820 family protein, with translation MNDPEIPDAEDLRKLVEEIAQTRIPFGMYGPAKYPPRGCPLMDVPQEYLAWFQAKGFPKGKLGRLMEQCLLLKGNGLDSLFDPFRKANGGRTKKNARRRVWNFENE, from the coding sequence ATGAACGATCCTGAAATACCGGACGCGGAAGATTTGAGAAAACTGGTGGAGGAAATCGCGCAAACCCGCATTCCTTTCGGCATGTACGGTCCTGCCAAATATCCCCCCAGGGGATGTCCGCTGATGGATGTCCCCCAGGAATATCTGGCCTGGTTCCAGGCCAAGGGGTTCCCGAAAGGAAAACTGGGCCGCCTGATGGAACAGTGCCTGCTGCTGAAAGGGAACGGGCTGGATTCTCTTTTTGACCCCTTCCGGAAAGCCAACGGCGGGCGGACGAAGAAAAACGCCCGCCGCCGCGTGTGGAACTTTGAAAATGAATGA
- a CDS encoding DUF2589 domain-containing protein, giving the protein MAIDKSAAETATSSLQSLPFGNIIGGPLVACVEAQAQAARTSWEFIQNVGLYSDGEEKKTVNVSFQFIKDGHMAQITVPLLTIVPIPYIAINSIDINFKANISASAASTETETSSTAADVNVSASARCFWARGSMNASYSSKKDSSATRDSKYSVEYTMDVAVHAGQDSMPAGMAKVLEMLNNSISVVSPDGSLDVQHAIQEDGTVKLVASYKNKEGLFDPEAITLRIGEATETFENGAGNESRIVKTDSGKEYTLSREDARNCTVSAGELKKKVAVGA; this is encoded by the coding sequence ATGGCAATTGACAAATCAGCAGCAGAGACAGCGACTTCTTCCCTGCAGTCGCTGCCCTTCGGCAACATTATCGGCGGTCCCCTCGTTGCCTGTGTGGAAGCACAGGCCCAGGCGGCCCGGACTTCCTGGGAATTCATCCAGAACGTGGGCCTGTACTCGGATGGGGAAGAGAAGAAGACGGTAAACGTTTCCTTCCAGTTCATCAAGGACGGCCACATGGCTCAGATTACGGTTCCCCTTCTGACCATCGTCCCCATCCCCTACATCGCCATTAATTCCATCGACATTAATTTCAAGGCGAATATCAGCGCGTCCGCCGCCAGTACGGAAACGGAAACTTCCTCCACTGCCGCCGACGTCAACGTGTCCGCTTCTGCCAGATGCTTCTGGGCGCGCGGCAGCATGAATGCCAGCTACTCCAGCAAAAAGGACTCCTCCGCGACCAGGGATTCCAAGTACAGCGTGGAATACACCATGGACGTTGCCGTCCATGCCGGGCAGGACAGCATGCCCGCCGGGATGGCCAAAGTGCTGGAAATGCTGAACAACAGCATTTCCGTCGTGTCTCCGGATGGTTCCCTGGACGTGCAGCATGCCATTCAGGAAGACGGAACCGTGAAACTGGTGGCCTCCTACAAGAACAAAGAGGGCCTGTTTGACCCGGAAGCCATCACTCTCCGGATAGGCGAAGCGACGGAAACGTTCGAAAACGGCGCGGGGAATGAATCCAGGATTGTGAAGACGGATTCCGGCAAGGAATACACGCTTTCCCGGGAAGACGCCAGAAACTGCACGGTGAGCGCTGGAGAACTCAAGAAGAAGGTGGCTGTAGGCGCCTGA
- a CDS encoding TIM-barrel domain-containing protein, translating to MGNSIDHGMFRNSVLLAFGLSISFSGFALAALEEPVPEQQVQAVEGARKINPAAVEVLLDNNRRMTLDFYGDNVFRIFRDDKGGIIRDPKADPEARILADNPRKPVSRLDVDQKGDAVVITTGKVRIEINKKTSLFKVINLKDHSVVAEQASPILFEKGRTSFSLKAKPDEYFYGGGVQNGRFSHKGKVISIENQNSWTDGGVASPTPFYWSTGGYGVMWHTFKKGQYDFGSREENLVNLSHDENYLDVFFMVSDSPVSLLRDFYQLTGAPVLLPKFAFYQGHLNAYNRDYWKEDEKGILFEDGKRYKESQKDNGGIKESLNGELNNYQFSGRAVVDRYKAHDMPLGWLLPNDGYGAGYGQTDTLDGNIANLKSLADYARKNGVEIGLWTQSDLHPKPEISALLQRDIVKEVRDAGVRVLKTDVAWVGAGYSFGLNGITDVAQIMTYYGNNSRPFIISLDGWAGTQRYAGIWSGDQTGGVWEYIRFHIPTYIGSGLSGQPNICSDMDGIFGGKNPLVNVRDFQWKTFTPMELNMDGWGANEKYPHVFGEPYTSINRWYLKLKSELLPYAYSIAEESVSGLPMIRAMFLEYPNPYTLGKATQYQFLYGPYFLVAPIYQETRADEEGNDVRHGIYLPEGQWIDYFTGDLYEGGKIYNDVDAPLWKLPVFVKNGAIIPMANPSNNVSEINPNLRIYELYPHGSTSFTVYDDDGVTEEYRAGKGIRTLVESRTDDKNNVTVTVHPAVGDFNGFQKKKATEFRINVTQKPSGVSAKIGENSVNLAEANSMDEFKSRENVYFYDRAPNLNRFATKGSDFEKKAISGNPQLLVKLGAADITAAPTVLSVEGFRFEPAEKYRLSSGALTAPANAVVTEENAAAYTLKPTWDAVPNADFYEIEFGGMLYTTIKGTEFLFEDLEAETPYSFKVRAVNKDGHSAWTAVSAKTKANPLEFAIPGIEGETSVESQGNSLAKLFDFKEKDAWHTKHGEKAVPFDLVMDLKTINKLEKFHYVPREDGGNGTLLKGAVYYSMDRENWTKAGTFQWDKNGDVKVFNFKDAPAARYIKLNVTEGVGDYGSGREIYVFKVPGTESYLPGDINNDGKIDRNDLTSYINYTGLRKGDSDFEGYISNGDINKNGLIDAYDISVVATQLEDEADQPQEEDAKKDGEEDKKEGDDEKKKAAGEAKKKACVDGKLLLSADKKRYARGDAVRVTVKGRNLRLVNALSFALPYDPKDLEFVGVEVKNMKKMENLTNDRLHTNGTKALYPTFVNIGDKEPVEGTSELFVLKFKARRDMKFQPKLMDGMVVDKKLNTKKL from the coding sequence ATGGGAAACTCAATAGACCATGGCATGTTCCGGAATTCCGTCCTGCTGGCTTTCGGATTGTCCATTTCCTTCTCGGGCTTCGCACTTGCCGCATTGGAAGAGCCGGTTCCTGAACAACAGGTCCAGGCCGTTGAAGGCGCCAGGAAAATCAATCCTGCCGCCGTGGAAGTGCTGCTTGACAACAATCGCCGGATGACGCTCGATTTTTACGGAGATAACGTTTTCCGTATTTTCAGGGATGACAAAGGCGGCATTATCCGCGACCCCAAGGCGGACCCGGAAGCCCGCATTCTGGCGGACAATCCCCGGAAGCCGGTTTCCCGGCTGGATGTGGACCAGAAGGGCGATGCAGTTGTCATCACTACGGGGAAGGTCAGGATTGAGATAAATAAAAAGACCTCTCTTTTCAAGGTGATCAATCTGAAGGATCATTCCGTAGTGGCGGAGCAGGCATCCCCCATTCTTTTTGAAAAGGGCAGGACCAGTTTTTCCCTGAAGGCGAAGCCGGACGAATATTTTTACGGCGGCGGCGTGCAGAACGGCCGTTTTTCTCACAAGGGAAAGGTCATTTCCATAGAAAACCAGAACAGCTGGACGGATGGCGGCGTGGCTTCCCCCACTCCTTTTTACTGGTCCACCGGCGGGTACGGCGTCATGTGGCATACCTTCAAGAAAGGGCAGTATGATTTCGGCTCCAGGGAAGAGAATCTGGTGAACCTCTCGCATGATGAAAATTATCTGGACGTCTTTTTCATGGTCAGCGACAGTCCCGTCAGTCTTTTGAGGGATTTCTACCAGCTTACCGGCGCTCCCGTTCTGCTGCCCAAGTTCGCCTTTTACCAGGGGCATCTGAACGCCTATAACCGGGATTACTGGAAGGAAGATGAAAAGGGCATCCTGTTTGAGGACGGGAAACGGTACAAGGAAAGCCAGAAGGATAACGGAGGCATTAAGGAATCCCTGAACGGGGAATTGAATAATTACCAGTTTTCCGGCCGCGCCGTCGTGGACCGTTACAAGGCCCATGATATGCCGCTGGGATGGCTTCTGCCGAACGACGGCTACGGAGCCGGGTACGGCCAGACGGATACCCTGGACGGCAATATCGCGAATTTGAAGAGCCTGGCGGACTACGCCAGGAAGAACGGCGTGGAAATCGGGTTGTGGACCCAGTCCGACCTGCATCCCAAGCCGGAAATCAGCGCTTTGCTGCAGCGCGATATCGTGAAGGAGGTGCGGGACGCTGGAGTGCGCGTGCTGAAGACGGACGTGGCCTGGGTAGGCGCGGGCTATTCCTTCGGGCTGAACGGCATTACGGACGTGGCCCAGATCATGACCTACTACGGGAACAACAGCCGCCCGTTCATCATTTCCCTGGACGGCTGGGCGGGAACCCAGCGGTATGCCGGCATCTGGTCGGGCGACCAGACGGGCGGCGTCTGGGAGTACATCCGTTTCCATATTCCCACCTACATCGGCTCCGGTCTTTCCGGGCAGCCCAACATCTGTTCGGACATGGACGGCATTTTCGGCGGCAAGAACCCGCTGGTGAATGTCCGCGATTTCCAGTGGAAAACGTTCACCCCCATGGAACTGAACATGGATGGCTGGGGAGCCAATGAAAAGTATCCCCATGTCTTCGGGGAACCTTATACTTCCATTAACCGGTGGTATCTCAAGCTCAAGTCGGAACTGCTCCCGTACGCCTACAGCATCGCGGAGGAATCCGTTTCCGGACTGCCCATGATCCGGGCCATGTTCCTGGAATATCCCAATCCCTACACGCTGGGGAAGGCGACGCAGTACCAGTTCCTGTACGGCCCCTATTTTCTGGTGGCTCCCATTTACCAGGAAACCAGGGCGGACGAGGAGGGGAATGACGTCCGCCACGGCATTTACCTGCCGGAAGGACAGTGGATCGATTATTTCACCGGGGATTTGTATGAAGGCGGCAAGATTTACAATGACGTTGACGCTCCTTTGTGGAAGCTGCCCGTGTTCGTCAAGAACGGCGCGATTATTCCCATGGCTAACCCGAGCAACAATGTCTCGGAAATTAATCCGAACCTGCGCATTTACGAGCTTTATCCGCACGGCAGCACTTCCTTCACCGTGTATGACGACGACGGCGTGACGGAAGAATACAGGGCCGGCAAAGGCATCCGCACCCTGGTTGAATCCCGGACGGACGACAAGAACAACGTGACCGTCACCGTTCATCCGGCGGTGGGGGATTTCAACGGCTTCCAGAAGAAGAAGGCCACGGAGTTCCGCATCAACGTGACGCAGAAGCCGTCCGGGGTTTCCGCCAAAATCGGGGAAAACAGCGTCAACCTGGCGGAGGCGAATTCCATGGATGAGTTCAAGTCCCGGGAGAATGTATATTTTTATGACCGGGCTCCCAACCTGAACAGGTTCGCGACGAAGGGAAGCGATTTTGAGAAAAAGGCGATTTCCGGGAACCCCCAATTGCTGGTGAAGCTGGGCGCGGCGGATATTACGGCGGCCCCCACGGTGCTTTCCGTGGAAGGGTTCCGGTTTGAACCCGCTGAAAAGTACCGCCTTTCTTCCGGCGCGCTGACCGCTCCCGCCAACGCCGTGGTGACGGAGGAAAACGCGGCGGCCTATACCCTGAAGCCCACGTGGGACGCCGTTCCGAATGCCGATTTCTATGAAATCGAATTCGGCGGAATGCTGTACACCACCATCAAAGGGACGGAATTCCTGTTTGAGGATTTGGAGGCTGAGACGCCTTATTCCTTCAAGGTGCGGGCCGTCAACAAGGACGGCCATTCCGCGTGGACGGCTGTCAGCGCGAAGACGAAGGCCAATCCGCTTGAATTCGCCATTCCTGGAATTGAGGGTGAGACGAGCGTCGAAAGCCAGGGCAATTCCCTGGCGAAGCTGTTTGACTTCAAGGAAAAGGATGCCTGGCACACGAAGCATGGCGAGAAGGCCGTGCCGTTTGACCTGGTCATGGATTTGAAGACCATCAACAAGCTTGAGAAGTTCCATTACGTTCCCCGCGAGGACGGCGGCAACGGCACATTGCTGAAAGGCGCCGTCTATTACAGCATGGACCGGGAGAACTGGACGAAGGCCGGCACGTTCCAATGGGACAAGAATGGCGACGTGAAGGTATTCAACTTCAAGGATGCCCCTGCGGCGCGCTACATCAAGCTGAATGTCACGGAAGGCGTGGGCGACTATGGCTCCGGCAGGGAAATCTACGTCTTCAAGGTGCCGGGCACGGAAAGCTATCTGCCGGGCGACATCAACAATGACGGCAAGATCGACCGAAACGACCTGACCTCCTACATCAACTACACGGGGCTGCGGAAAGGCGATTCCGACTTTGAAGGCTACATCAGCAACGGAGACATCAACAAGAATGGCCTTATTGACGCTTACGATATTTCCGTGGTAGCCACCCAGCTGGAAGACGAAGCCGACCAGCCGCAGGAAGAAGACGCCAAGAAAGACGGGGAAGAGGATAAGAAGGAAGGAGACGACGAGAAGAAGAAAGCCGCCGGGGAGGCAAAGAAAAAAGCCTGTGTGGATGGAAAGCTTCTGCTCAGCGCCGATAAGAAAAGGTACGCCAGGGGAGACGCCGTCAGGGTGACCGTGAAGGGCCGGAACCTCCGTCTGGTGAATGCCCTGAGCTTCGCCCTCCCGTACGATCCCAAGGATTTGGAATTCGTGGGCGTGGAGGTTAAGAACATGAAGAAGATGGAGAACCTGACGAATGACAGGCTTCATACGAACGGAACCAAGGCCCTGTACCCCACCTTCGTCAACATCGGAGACAAAGAGCCTGTGGAGGGAACCTCCGAACTGTTTGTGCTAAAGTTCAAGGCCCGCCGCGACATGAAGTTCCAGCCGAAGCTTATGGACGGCATGGTGGTGGATAAAAAACTGAACACCAAAAAATTGTAA
- a CDS encoding MarC family protein, with product MQDFLSTVILLFIVIDPVGLAPMIQGMLKKYSPAQQKTILMRELAFALSLLLLFFFSGKFLLNLLGLQPSTLSISGGILLFLVALGMVFPARDMLSSSGRADGKDEPFIVPIAMPLMAGPSSLSIIMLHASQTPDSISQMTYAGAIVTAWFLSGIVLFIAQKFLRLLGEKGTIALERMMGMVLIMISVQMFMNGLAGYGVK from the coding sequence ATGCAGGATTTCCTTTCCACTGTTATTCTTCTGTTCATCGTCATCGACCCGGTGGGTCTGGCGCCCATGATTCAGGGAATGCTGAAAAAATACTCTCCCGCGCAACAGAAGACTATTCTGATGCGGGAACTTGCATTTGCGTTGAGCCTGCTGCTCCTTTTCTTCTTTTCCGGGAAATTCCTGCTGAACCTGCTGGGGCTGCAACCCTCCACCCTGAGCATTTCCGGAGGCATCCTGCTGTTTCTCGTAGCACTGGGAATGGTCTTCCCCGCCAGGGATATGCTTTCTTCCTCCGGCCGGGCGGACGGAAAGGACGAACCCTTTATTGTTCCCATCGCCATGCCCCTGATGGCCGGCCCCTCTTCCCTGTCCATCATTATGCTGCACGCCTCCCAGACTCCGGACAGCATTTCCCAGATGACTTATGCCGGGGCCATTGTAACTGCCTGGTTCCTCTCCGGAATAGTGCTTTTCATCGCCCAGAAGTTCCTGCGCCTGCTGGGGGAAAAAGGGACAATCGCCCTGGAACGGATGATGGGCATGGTGCTCATCATGATTTCCGTCCAGATGTTTATGAACGGACTCGCCGGCTACGGCGTCAAATAG
- a CDS encoding DUF2589 domain-containing protein → MSDSANNKVNGHIMSLQQLISAPLVATIDADAMSTERYMKHFMSLAFESYNPADGSTGALRLISFNFTDSDASGGAEKKVSVPLISLVTLPLLQIKQADFDFDINIIDAIASAPNEHFSLNRGEVESPGGKEKNEGLNFRASLAPQSGRGASSSLQANMKIHVSMQQADMPSGLSQFLQLASRPHYEDSPSREKK, encoded by the coding sequence ATGAGTGATTCTGCAAACAACAAGGTGAACGGGCACATTATGAGCCTGCAGCAGCTGATTTCAGCCCCGCTGGTCGCAACGATTGATGCGGACGCCATGTCCACGGAACGTTACATGAAGCATTTCATGTCCCTGGCCTTTGAGTCCTACAATCCTGCGGACGGGTCCACAGGGGCGTTGAGATTGATCAGCTTCAACTTTACGGACAGCGACGCTTCCGGCGGCGCGGAAAAGAAGGTCAGCGTGCCGCTTATCAGCCTGGTGACGCTGCCGCTGCTGCAAATCAAGCAGGCGGATTTTGATTTTGACATCAATATCATTGACGCAATAGCTTCCGCTCCGAACGAACATTTCTCCCTGAACAGGGGAGAGGTGGAGTCACCCGGCGGAAAGGAGAAGAATGAAGGGCTGAATTTTCGGGCCTCCCTGGCTCCGCAGTCCGGGAGAGGCGCTTCTTCCTCCCTTCAGGCGAACATGAAAATTCATGTCTCCATGCAGCAGGCGGACATGCCTTCCGGCTTGTCCCAATTTCTCCAGCTGGCTTCCAGGCCGCATTATGAGGATTCTCCCTCCCGGGAAAAGAAATGA